Proteins from one Candidatus Berkelbacteria bacterium genomic window:
- a CDS encoding GIY-YIG nuclease family protein gives MFFVYILECADNSFYVGCTNNLDKRLKEHNESKWGAHYTKIRRPVVLKYSEKYQTLLDARGREQEIKSWRRKKKEDLIK, from the coding sequence ATGTTTTTCGTTTACATATTGGAGTGCGCGGACAACTCATTCTATGTGGGGTGTACCAACAATTTGGACAAACGTCTTAAGGAGCACAACGAATCAAAGTGGGGCGCGCATTACACAAAGATTCGCCGACCGGTTGTCTTAAAATATTCAGAAAAATACCAAACGTTACTTGACGCAAGGGGGCGCGAACAAGAAATCAAAAGCTGGCGCCGCAAGAAGAAAGAGGATTTAATAAAATAA